Part of the Strix uralensis isolate ZFMK-TIS-50842 chromosome 32, bStrUra1, whole genome shotgun sequence genome is shown below.
tttttatagactaAGAGCAGAATATGAAAATCACCAGCCAAAGCACTTGAAAAAAAGGTtgagattgtttttttttttttgttttgtttttccccaaaaagtGTCTGTGCGTTTGCATAGGTCGGGTCTTCACGGAAGACGAGGAAAATCCAACACGTTCGACTATGTACAAGCCAGCCCGGGCTGGCGCCGCTGCCTATGGTACAGTATAGATATATCTATATAGTCGCTCTCTGTACAGTATGTATAGATCTCTATATAGGTATGTACAGGCTGCCcggccctgggggggtccctgccctcACCGGGCTCCCCAACCTGGCGCTGCCCCCCAGCCACGAGGCACCGGGTGGCCGCGGGCAGGACTCCGCGGGCAGGACCGACTCCGCGCTGTGGGACGGCATCAGCGGAAGGTGCGGTACACGCAGCCGCACCGAGCCGCATCCTCGCAGACGTGGCCGCAGCCGTtggcgggggggtggtggtggtggggcgGGGAGGCGAGACCCAGGCGGGATCGGTGCGtgccgcagcccccagcccccccgccgtGCGTTGAGGGACTCTCCGGGCAGGGGGGTGGCGGTGCGGAGGGGCCGGGTGGTCCCGCGGTGGTTCCCCACTGGCTCTCACGAGGGGCAGCAGGTCGGGGGGGTCCCCTCTCGGTGGAGCTGCGCTGGCGGGGCCCCCACCAGCGCCGGGAGCTAGGAGGCCAGCAGCGTCATGAGGAAGAGCGCGGCGGCCACGGCCAGGGGCAAGTGTTCCCGCTTGGGGCTGGTGCCGCTGATGCTCTTCTCCAGTTTGGGCATCTCCGGGTTGAAGTTGTCTGTGGGGAAGAGCGAGAGGGTGAGGGTGGCACCGGGGGGGTGGCCCCGAACCCCCACCCCgcggctggggctgccccacgggcggcggtggcggcagcggggagggcggggggacgCGGCGGCGCTGCGGGGTGGGGGGCTCTGCCCGACTCACCCAGGTCCTCGATCTTCACCTCGGGCCGCAGGGTGAACTGCGGCAGGGTGGGCGCCAGCTTCTCCCCGGAGTGTGACGCTgcaagagggagagaggggagggggggtcacGCTCCCTGGCCGCCCTGCGCCGCAGCCTCCCTCGCCGGGAGGGATGGGGGAacccgccggcagccccccgctcgcccgcagccccccccgggggggtgggaAAGGATGGGGGTACTTACTGGAGGCGCAGCACACGAAGACCTTCATCTTCAGGCAGGCCCGGCGGTGGTTGTGTGTCGGCGTGGCTGCAAGGCAAGAGCGGGCTGGGGCGGCTCCGCAGCGGGTGacccccagggcacccccaggATCAGTGGGGCTGGGCACGGGGGGGTCTGAGCCTGCCTGGGGATGCGCTCCGGGGtggtgggtgatgcaggagcacccccaccctgcacccTGAAGCTGCGcctgcagcagcaccctgcagccccgCCCTGcaccagcaccccccagcaccccaatccTGTGTCAGCACCCCAAAAATGAACCTGCatcagcaccccccagcaccccaatcctgcaccagcaccccaaaactgAACCTGCATCAGCACCCTGCACTCTTGTCCTGcaccagcaccccccagcaccccaatcctgcaccagcaccccaaaactgAACCTGCATCAGCACCCTGCACCCCTGTCCTGCACtagcaccccccagcaccccaatccTGCAAGAGCACCCCAAAACTGAACCTGcaccagcaccccccagcactcCAATCCCACATCAGCACCCTAATTTTTGCACCTACATCAGCACCCTCGAGCCCCGATCCTGCATCAGCATCCTGCCTTCTCCATCAGCACCCCCATCCACCCCCCCATCCTGCTTCTCCACACTTTCCCCCACACCCCCATCTCACTCCTGCATCACAACACCCCCAACCCTCCCCGCACCCCCCttccaccccacacccccagccctgaGCGCAGGGTGCCCactcctggggcggggggggggggctgcagccacccAGCCAGGGGGGTGCAGGTGGGACCAGCTTGGTGAGGGGGTTTGGTGCGGGGGGTCCTGGCCACGCCAGGTTGGGGACACAGAGGGGCCCGACCGGGTGGTGCTGTGCCGGGGGGATCAGCTGGGGTGGGACACAGGGAACCCAGGtatggggaggtggggggggtgggggttggtGGCTGCATGGGggtcccaccccagcaccccacgtACAGATGTAGTAGTACTCCTGCCCCGCGCGGAACTCGTAGCCCAGCGAGAAGGCGCTGTAGCGCTGGAACTTCTCCGAGAACTTgatggggctgtggggtgcgTGGGGCCGGTTGCACTCCCAGCGCTTGAAGCCCTGGCTGGTGTTGCAGGTGCGGTAGCCCTCCGCGTTCACCATGTAGAGCACGTACTGCTCCAGCCGGTGCTCGGGCACCGAGGCGTTGTAGTGTGGGCAGTAGATGTCCAGGTAGTCATTGACGTTCACCTGCACCGTGTAGCCCTCCCGCCGTAGGCtgcaaagggaagggggggacacAGCGGGGGTCAGGGACACCCCCGGCACCTTCCCAAACACCGTCCCCCTCCTCGAAAGGGACCTGGCAGCTGGAGAACGGGCAGATCACAGAGCAAGGACCCCGGGGGGCAGCGGTATCCCTCGATCTGGAGCCCCAACACCCTGCGCAGCCCCGTGGCATCACCGGCGTGGGGGGCGCGAGCCGGGGTACGGATGCTGTGGGTGCCAAGTGACatgcacggggcgggggggggacacacgcctGTGAGAGTTTGGCTGCATGAGACAGCGCTGCTGGGTCCTGCCGGTGGCCTCAAGGAGGGGACGGACACAGTGGGACAGACAGACTGACCAGGCCATGGGGCTGACAGGCACGCCGTTCTCGCCACGCAGTCCTGGGGGAGCaaggggggggggcacagagccccagcagcCTGGAGTCGACCCAccgcggccccggccctgccACGCGCCGCAACTCAGCGAGAGGATTTCTCACCCTGCTCTGGCTAATCCCGTTAGTTTGTTAGTTCGTTAATGCCGTAAAGGGTGGCCCTGGGGGAGCCTCATTTACATTGATTAGGAGCGGCAATCCCCTCAGATCCACTCAGGAGAGGCTCTGCTGGCTCCTAATCCGCGCCCGGTGGAAATCCCGGCCGCAGTAATCCTCGCTGCCGCGCTGACCCACTGCTCCTGCCAATTAATTACAAGCCGGCGCTGCAAGGTTCTGGCTCTGCACCGAGCTGCCGGGGCAGTACCGGACCCTGACCGGACCTCGCTCCATCACCCGGCTCAGCACCGGTGGTGCCTCCCTGCACCGCGCCGCTgcggccccccagccccgctgcgtTGGGGGTCCCTCGCCCACGAGGTTCCCCCGGGGACGCAGATCGCAGCATCCTGGCACATGTCGCCGGGCTCCCCCGCGCTGCATCGCTCCGGCTCGGGGCCCCGTTTCCCCACCGGTGAGGGCAAACACAAATCTGTGAGCCCCC
Proteins encoded:
- the EFNA3 gene encoding ephrin-A3 isoform X1 → MAARVPALLPLLPLLLLLPGRGPPGALGNRHAVHWNSSNLHLRREGYTVQVNVNDYLDIYCPHYNASVPEHRLEQYVLYMVNAEGYRTCNTSQGFKRWECNRPHAPHSPIKFSEKFQRYSAFSLGYEFRAGQEYYYISTPTHNHRRACLKMKVFVCCASTSHSGEKLAPTLPQFTLRPEVKIEDLDNFNPEMPKLEKSISGTSPKREHLPLAVAAALFLMTLLAS
- the EFNA3 gene encoding ephrin-A3 isoform X2; this encodes MAARVPALLPLLPLLLLLPGRGPPGALGNRHAVHWNSSNLHLRREGYTVQVNVNDYLDIYCPHYNASVPEHRLEQYVLYMVNAEGYRTCNTSQGFKRWECNRPHAPHSPIKFSEKFQRYSAFSLGYEFRAGQEYYYISTPTHNHRRACLKMKVFVCCASNNFNPEMPKLEKSISGTSPKREHLPLAVAAALFLMTLLAS